Proteins encoded by one window of Sphaerodactylus townsendi isolate TG3544 linkage group LG04, MPM_Stown_v2.3, whole genome shotgun sequence:
- the CDK8 gene encoding cyclin-dependent kinase 8 isoform X4, whose product MGFARLFNSPLKPLADLDPVVVTFWYRAPELLLGARHYTKAIDIWAIGCIFAELLTSEPIFHCRQEDIKTSNPYHHDQLDRIFNVMGFPADKDWEDIKKMPEHSTLMKDFRRNTYTNCSLIKYMEKHKVKPDSKAFHLLQKLLTMDPIKRITSEQAMQDPYFLEDPLPTSDVFAGCQIPYPKREFLTEEEPDDKGDKKNQQQQQGNNHTNGTGHPGNQDNSHTQGPPLKKVRVVPPTTTSGGLIMTSDYQRSNPHAAYPNPGPSTSQPQSSMGYSTTSQQPPQYSHQTHRY is encoded by the exons atgggCTTTGCCCGGCTATTTAATTCACCTTTGAAGCCTTTAGCCGATCTGGATCCAGTAGTCGTAACATTCTGGTATCGCGCTCCAGAGTTGCTGCTTGGAGCAAGACATTATACCAAAGCTATTG ATATTTGGGCTATAGGGTGTATATTTGCCGAACTACTAACATCAGAGCCAATATTCCACTGCCGACAAGAAGACATAAAAACTAGCAATCCGTATCATCATGACCAACTGGACAGAATATTCAATGTAATGGGATTTCCTGCAG ATAAAGATTGGGAAGATATTAAAAAGATGCCTGAGCATTCAACGTTAATGAAAGACTTTAGAAGAAACAC GTATACCAACTGCAGCCTTATCAAATATATGGAAAAACATAAAGTTAAACCGGATAGCAAAGCATTCCACTTG CTACAGAAATTGCTTACAATGGACCCAATAAAGAGAATTACCTCAGAACAGGCTATGCAGGATCCTTATTTCTTAGAAGATCCACTTCCAACATCTGA TGTGTTTGCAGGTTGTCAGATCCCGTACCCAAAACGAGAATTTTTAACTGAAGAAGAGCCAGATGACAAAGGAGACAAA AagaaccagcagcagcagcagggcaatAACCATACAAATGGAACTGGTCACCCAGGGAACCAAGACAACAGTCATACACAAGGGCCTCCCTTGAAAAAAGTGAGAGTTGTTCCTCCTACCACTACCTCAGGTGGACTTATCATGACCTCAGACTATCAG CGTTCCAATCCCCATGCCGCCTATCCAAATCCCGGACCAAGCACATCGCAGCCACAGAGTAGCATGGGATATTCAACTACCTCCCAGCAGCCTCCACAGTACTCTCACCAGACGCACCGGTACTGA